Below is a window of Undibacterium sp. YM2 DNA.
GTCTTGCCAGACCAGGATGCCGAGTTCATCGCATAGCTGGTAAAACTCTGTGCTCTCATACACCATGGTGCCGACCACACGCAGCATATTCATCCCTGCATCGCGTGCCAGCGTCAGCATGTGACGTAAATCAGCGGCTTCATTTTGCAGGGAGATGATATCAACAGGCGTCCAGCAGGCACCACGACAAAATACAGAAACCTGATTCACATGCAGATGAAAATCGCCATCACGCTGATCCAGCTTTATATGACGGAAACCCGTATGTCCAAGATCAATAACACACTGATGATCAGCAGAATGGATGTGCAATTCCAGTGCATATAAAACCGCATCACCATGCGTATGAGGCCACCATTTTTTAACTTCTGCTATGTGGCACAGGCCAAGAATGCGGTACTGGTTCTGACCCAGACTTTGCCAGTTCAGTGCGTAGTCTTGCCCGCTTATCTTGATGGTACAAGATGACAAGGCTTGCCTGCTTTGCACAAGTAATTCGATTTCCAGTACACCATCTGCACCAGCAATCCTGGAGCTTATATTTTTTTGTGTAAGTTGTATGGCACTTTGCAATTCCAGCAGGATGGGCCGGTATGGGCCGACTGGCGCAACCAGTGGTGACCAGCCCGGCATGCGTCCCAGCAGGCTGGTGCGCATCCAGCGTAATTGCTGTTGTTCGACCAGCCGCGTTTTCCAGCGCGGGCGCGGGCGGCGTTGTGCCAGTTGGGTATTCAAGGCCAGGAAGCGCAGGCTTAAACGACCTTTGCCACTGATGGCATGCGCAGCCAGATCAAGTCTGTGGGCGATGAACATATTCTCGCTACGCAATATCAGGCTGTCATTCCAGTAAACTTCTACATGCGTAGCCAGACCTTCAAAATGCAGGCGGGCAGCATTGTCAGGCAAATCCAGATCGCAGAAATACCAGACATCAACCTCATCGAAATTGTCTTTGCCGTATTCAAACTGCCCCGCAACACGCAATGCGCTGGCAATAGTGCCAGGAACTTGCGCCGGTATTTGCACAAACAATGCAGCAGGCAAAGTGGATGGCGAAATCATGCTGCCGCCAGTCACCTGTACGGCATGCCAGCCAGTATTAAGTGGAATGAATATTTTTTCTGTCATGTATGCAATTCACTGGCCAGCCAAACTGTTATCAAGTGCTGTCATACCCTGTTGCCAATGCACCGCCAGTTGTTCCACCAGCGGTGCCAGGTCCACCGCTTTTTTACCCATGACTGCTCTGGCGGTTTTCAACAGGAGGGTCTTGGTGACTTCGGAAATGGCATCAAATTCTATTGCTGCCTGTTCAAACTGCAAGCCCTGATGTTGCTGCAGCCAGCGCAGGTAATGCGCACCCAGGCTAAAGCCTGCACCGAGTTGACGCAGGCAGGCAAATGCATAGGCATGATAAGCCGCCATGCCCTCTTCTTTCAATTGTTCTACATCGCGGATAAAGACCGGCAGGAACAGGCTGACAGGGTTATTGCGCGGGCGCCTTGCCAGGTATTTGCGCAGGAGTGGCAAAGAAATCGCGGCCAGTTCTGCATCCGTCTTTTTCTGCACCTGATCAAGGCGTACAAACTCGGCAAACAATGGCATGAATGCCGCATCATGCGGCTTGCCTATCCTGAAGGTTTCTACAAAATCTTCGCCCTGTAATTCATGATAGCTGCTGTTATGGAAGTAACCGAGCTTTTGCTGTTCAAGATCGATTTCCTGTATCGCTATCGTGGTCTTGACGTGATTCGTGCGGTAGTCTGTGCCTGCGGTATCCGGCAGGTAAAATGAATCTGTTTCTGTCAGCACCAGGCGGCCACGGTCCAGCTGTACCATGGCATTGCCGAGCAGGCCGCGCCAGACATTGAGTTCCTGCACATCAATGCCATACAGGGCAAACAAGTCTTCATGCGGTGGTTTGTAAAACGTCCACTGATCACCATCAAAATCATTGGCAAATACCATGGGCAGGCATGCCAGCGGGTTCAGTCCCTGCGCATGCAAGACTTCTATCCAGACATCGATATAGCAATTGGTTTCTGCCCAGGCGCGGTCGGCACCATGCAGGGCATGAGGCTGATAGGTACTGGCAATAATCGGCTGTAAAGCGTGCAGGCTCATGACCACAATATGTCGCGAGCAGTTTGGGGCCAGTTCTCTGGCTGCATGCCATGCGTCTTGAACAAGGCCATGACTATGCGTTCCAAGCCAAAACCCAGGCAGGCAGTGTGAGCCAGTTCACCATTCTGCTGATAAATCTCAAACAGTTTGCCGAAATGATCCTGGTGATAATTGAAGGAACATACCGCGGTCGGTTTGGCTTCGGAGATCACTGGCACCAATACTTCAAACTTCAATTGCTGTTCACGCTGGTTTGCTGCCAGCATGCGGCCACCACGGCCAAAAAAAGGATCGGAGGCGACATCTGAATGCGCAGGCAAACCCAGGGATTTTAAAATATCCAGGCCGCGCTGCAACCAGACATCGCGCCAGGCTACGACCATGTCGGGCGTGCCGACACGGACAAATTCACGCACGCGGAAAGACTGCATGCGGGTAGGCTCAGGCGAGGGCTCATTCCTGAATACCCAGTTTTGCATATCCACCAGACGGCCTTCTGCCGGAATAGTGCCGGTGAAGCTTGGATACACCGGGTAGCAGGCAGCGGGCGTCAGGCAGACTGCAGTCATGGTTTGCAAATGCGTCCATGGGCGGCCTTCATGGACGTTTTCCATGAGTTCTTTATGCTGTGCTTCATTGCCGGTAAAACTGAAAATGGTGCCCGCCAGTTGCGGGAAAGAATCCAGGTATTCACTACGTTCCAGCACCTTGCGGTCCAGACAGGGCGGGAAAGAAATTTTGACCGCACCATCATTAGCAGCCACGCGGCTGACATAATCATCAAAACGGTGCAGCACATCTTCAAACACCGGGCCGCGACCAAAAATGCCTTGCACACCGACGGGGATGATATGCCCGGCGGCGACCAGATCATCGGTCAGGCCTTCAGGAGAAAAATCGATAGACATGGTGTCCTTCCTAATCGTCTTTAAGTACCAGCAGCAAGTTGGCATTGGTGGCAAGGATGCGGTCATTGCCGACCATGATGGCGGCTGAATGTGCATCGCGCAGGTGGCGGCTCATGCTGAACTTGCTGTCGTTCTTGTAGCCAAGGATGCCGCAGATGGACAAGGCCTTGGTGACTATATTCGGCAAGGCCTGGGTTGCATCTATCTTCAGGTTATTCATTTTCAGTGAATAACCCATGGAAGTCAGCGTGCCAACCGCCGCGTCATCTGCCACAGACAAAGTTTCATACTCGGTCAGACAGGCCTGTACTGAAGTACGCAGGCTTTGCATCATGCTGACCAGTTCTGCCAGGCGCAGCGCTGTCGGCGGCACTGTGCCTGGATTGGCACGGGCCTGGCCACGTACAAAGGCCCTGGCTTTATTGACTGCGGCTGCGGCACAGCCCATCCAGCAACCACCCCATAGCAGATGCGATACCGGCACCACGGTTTGTGCTGACATGTCACCAAAGGGGACATCGATAATCTGCGCCACATCGCCAACAGAGCTCATGAGGAAGGGCGGGCTGCAAGTGCCGCGCATGCCCATGGTGTCCCAGCCACCTTTTTGTTCCAGCGTGTAATCGGCTTTGCGTACCAATATCAATGATTGATCGCTATGGGCCGCATCGGGATTGCGTCTCGCAGTCACCAGTAAATCATCGGCCTGAGCACCGTAAGAAATCGTGGTCGCATCCTTGACTAGCGTGAAGCTCTGGCCATCCACCTCCACCGCACAATGACTGCGGCGCATTTCACCACCGACACCAACTTCTGAAGTCACAGAAGCAATCAGATACTGATGCTGCACCAGTTCGCGCAAATAATTCTGGTACCAGGGATTATCCAGCGCATGACGGACTATGCTGATCACCTGTATCTGGTGCATGGCATAGATCATCGCTGTCGATGCACATTCACGCGCGAGGGTTTCAACGATTTCTACCAGTTCACTCAGGCTCGATCCGGCACCACCCAGCGCCACCGGTACATAGGCGCTCAGTAATTTCTCTCGCTTGAGGGCAGTCACCGCCTCCAGCGGGAAGCGCGCGTCCTGATCAACTGCATTGGCATGGGGGGCGGCAAATTCTTTGGCGACCAGTCTGGCCGCCAGTATCATGGGAGTGGCCGGGGTATCCATATCATGCCGTCAATTCTTGTATCGCTGCGTGGATGGCGTTGATGCTTTCAAACACGCTGCGCTTGAGCATGCGGTCGGGGAATTCGAGATCAAAAGCATCTTCCAGTGCCAGCATGACATTCACGCTGGCATGTGATGTCATTCCTGCTTCATACAGGTCGGCATCCTCTGCGAGGGCATCAATATCGGCAGAAAATTTGCCATGCTCTTTTAATACCTGGCGTATCTGTTCTTTGCTCATGGTGACCTTTCTTATCTTTTTTTAGCGAACAAATTTTTTCGAAATTAATTCGAAAATAACTCGCAAACGCGCTTGAACGGCACACCTGTCACAGGAAAAGAACTGAAGGAAAACATTCTCATCCATGGTCGCAATGAGACAGCAGCGGGCATGCCTTAAAGTTAACAGGATAGCCGAATGCCTATACAACCGAAGTTAAATTTGGTTACGTTTTACTTGCCACAAAGAAAGAGAAAATACAGGAAACTCTGTACTGAAAATTGTCCACCCCACCTGCACCTGCAGGGGGCGGACAAAGAAAAACTTGAGGTCGGTATGTAGAATAAAACTGAAGAAAAAGCGATTTATTTGGTGCGCAGGATCAGGCTGTTATTGGCGTCTTCCTTGTATGCATACGAGACCTTGCCGCGCCTGATTTCCCCTATGAAAAGCATGTTCCTGGCGACTGCTTCATGATCGTTTTTCGAGAAGGGCTTTTTATAGCGCGAGATGACGGTGGAAGTAGTGTCGTACTTCATGTCTTCGAGTGCCATTTTGATCTTGTCACCAT
It encodes the following:
- a CDS encoding DUF1839 family protein; the protein is MSLHALQPIIASTYQPHALHGADRAWAETNCYIDVWIEVLHAQGLNPLACLPMVFANDFDGDQWTFYKPPHEDLFALYGIDVQELNVWRGLLGNAMVQLDRGRLVLTETDSFYLPDTAGTDYRTNHVKTTIAIQEIDLEQQKLGYFHNSSYHELQGEDFVETFRIGKPHDAAFMPLFAEFVRLDQVQKKTDAELAAISLPLLRKYLARRPRNNPVSLFLPVFIRDVEQLKEEGMAAYHAYAFACLRQLGAGFSLGAHYLRWLQQHQGLQFEQAAIEFDAISEVTKTLLLKTARAVMGKKAVDLAPLVEQLAVHWQQGMTALDNSLAGQ
- a CDS encoding amino acid--[acyl-carrier-protein] ligase; translated protein: MSIDFSPEGLTDDLVAAGHIIPVGVQGIFGRGPVFEDVLHRFDDYVSRVAANDGAVKISFPPCLDRKVLERSEYLDSFPQLAGTIFSFTGNEAQHKELMENVHEGRPWTHLQTMTAVCLTPAACYPVYPSFTGTIPAEGRLVDMQNWVFRNEPSPEPTRMQSFRVREFVRVGTPDMVVAWRDVWLQRGLDILKSLGLPAHSDVASDPFFGRGGRMLAANQREQQLKFEVLVPVISEAKPTAVCSFNYHQDHFGKLFEIYQQNGELAHTACLGFGLERIVMALFKTHGMQPENWPQTARDILWS
- a CDS encoding acyl-CoA dehydrogenase family protein translates to MDTPATPMILAARLVAKEFAAPHANAVDQDARFPLEAVTALKREKLLSAYVPVALGGAGSSLSELVEIVETLARECASTAMIYAMHQIQVISIVRHALDNPWYQNYLRELVQHQYLIASVTSEVGVGGEMRRSHCAVEVDGQSFTLVKDATTISYGAQADDLLVTARRNPDAAHSDQSLILVRKADYTLEQKGGWDTMGMRGTCSPPFLMSSVGDVAQIIDVPFGDMSAQTVVPVSHLLWGGCWMGCAAAAVNKARAFVRGQARANPGTVPPTALRLAELVSMMQSLRTSVQACLTEYETLSVADDAAVGTLTSMGYSLKMNNLKIDATQALPNIVTKALSICGILGYKNDSKFSMSRHLRDAHSAAIMVGNDRILATNANLLLVLKDD
- a CDS encoding acyl carrier protein gives rise to the protein MSKEQIRQVLKEHGKFSADIDALAEDADLYEAGMTSHASVNVMLALEDAFDLEFPDRMLKRSVFESINAIHAAIQELTA